Proteins encoded together in one Lathyrus oleraceus cultivar Zhongwan6 chromosome 5, CAAS_Psat_ZW6_1.0, whole genome shotgun sequence window:
- the LOC127078903 gene encoding uncharacterized protein LOC127078903 has protein sequence MVATQPKDVTEPSSYNDNRDGKKNNNRNSAHKNQNNYGRNSGRGQRGGGRGGGQPSLQANTSQWQSPPPPWQQYQWGWMSPPWGLPPCPYPSSQWTRPSGPPKQPGLLGPRPQAYAANTPSLAPMDIEAAMHTMSLNPPDGQWYMDTGATSHMTASQGNLSSYSNMSNSNQNIIVGSGQQIPIRGYGQSTLSTSTKPLNYKMSYMLRKLLKI, from the coding sequence ATGGTTGCGACACAACCAAAGGATGTTACTGAACCCTCCTCCTATAATGATAACCGCGACGGCAAGAAGAATAACAACCGAAATTCTGCTCATAAAAACCAAAACAATTACGGTAGAAACAGCGGACGTGGTCAACGTGGCGGCGGACGTGGTGGTGGTCAACCGTCCCTACAAGCGAACACCTCACAATGGCAGTCTCCTCCCCCTCCCTGGCAGCAATATCAATGGGGTTGGATGTCACCACCATGGGGACTCCCTCCTTGCCCATATCCGTCTTCTCAATGGACTCGCCCAAGTGGTCCTCCAAAGCAACCAGGACTATTAGGTCCACGTCCGCAAGCCTATGCAGCCAACACTCCTTCTCTAGCACCCATGGATATTGAAGCCGCAATGCACACCATGTCCCTCAATCCTCCCGATGGCCAGTGGTATATGGATACTGGAGCAACCTCTCATATGACGGCATCACAAGGTAATCTCTCGTCTTATTCTAATATGAGTAATTCAAATCAAAATATTATTGTTGGTAGTGGACAACAAATTCCAATCCGTGGTTATGGACAATCAACCCTTTCCACATCTACAAAACCTTTAAACTACAAAATGTCCTACATGCTCCGCaaattattaaaaatttaa